Proteins encoded in a region of the Thermus albus genome:
- a CDS encoding indolepyruvate ferredoxin oxidoreductase subunit alpha: MPHVICEPCIGVKDRSCQEVCPVECIYDAGEQLYIHPDECIDCGACVPACPVNAIYPEEDVPEEWRV, translated from the coding sequence ATGCCCCACGTGATCTGCGAGCCTTGCATTGGCGTGAAGGACCGTTCTTGCCAGGAGGTTTGTCCGGTGGAATGCATCTACGATGCTGGTGAGCAGCTTTACATCCACCCTGACGAGTGCATTGACTGCGGGGCCTGTGTGCCTGCTTGTCCGGTGAACGCCATCTACCCTGAGGAGGATGTCCCCGA